The genomic interval TGCTTGGTACGAGCCATTGCTTACGATTTCAGTAGAGTTAACGGTTTCAAAGTTGTTCttggaatgaaaaatttccacgCGTTCCCTCGCTTTTATATATGAAACGTGTTACCATTTTGCGCATGCGCAACAAAAAGGAAAACGCAGAGAAGAGAAGAATGACAATATGATGAAGAAGGAAACAACATTTACATTCGGATATAAAAGAGGGTACCCCTAGGTGAAAACAACATCAGTTTCATTCATCGTTTGTACTGGAAAGCATCATACAATAATTCAGAAAAATGACTGGccgtggtaaaggaggaaaaggacTGGGAAAAGGAGGAGCCAAGCGTCATCGTAAGGTTCTTCGTGATAACATCCAGGGTATCACAAAGCCCGCCATCCGTCGTTTGGCTCGTCGTGGAGGAGTGAAGCGTATTTCCGGTCTTATTTACGAGGAAACTCGTGGAGTGCTGAAAGTATTCCTGGAAAACGTAATCAGAGATGCTGTTACCTATACGGAACACGCCAAACGAAAGACCGTTACCGCAATGGACGTTGTGTACGCTTTGAAACGCCAAGGTCGTACTCTCTACGGATTTGGAGGTTAAATTATATACTTTTGCGTAGGTttcaacaaaacggcccttttcagggccacgatATTTTTCCAGTTAAAAGAGTGATTTGTAACGTTTTTAAATGAACCACTGTTCAAAATCATGATTAGTTTCTCAATTGGTGGTACAAGGAAGCCAGTTTTTTGTGCGTTCGTTTTTGCTAGATTTCCCATTTGTGCGACCCATTTGGTGCGATTTTATATTAAATCTAAACTCGAATCACACAAATAATAAAAGTACTCAAAAATGGTCGCACGAATGAGGAAACgcataaaaacaggttttcctgttagTTTATGATGACGATTCAAATACAATTTCACGTTGTACTTTAGTTGTATTGAcccaaacccaaaaaaaaagtccaatatTTGTTGACTGAATGTCTGTGAATTATGAGTCGAATGAGGGATCATTGTAAACTATACTTGGGTACATGTAATCTCAAAACGATCGCGATGGCTATGAATGATTTTAGACCAAAACCTCATGTGGTCGCAACCTAATGCAGGCTCGACGTAAAGTTTGTTACACAATTGATGCTTTTCGATATCATCAGTTGgccatcatatctcgtttcGTTAGAATATGAACATTCTTAATAGTGTACAATGTTGGACACATGATGCAGATGTGTGAAAATGTATATTAActgttataaaaaaatcatttgaattattatttgAGGTGAAAAACTTTTGTTACTCTTTCGATTCAATGTGTTtgtagtcctgagaaggactgtttGTTTTTAAATCATTTCAATCGACTGAACTTTACTTCTTGGCGGCGGCTTTCTTCGGAGCGGGTTTCTTAGCCGGTGCAGCCTTTTTCGGTTTTGGAGTTTTAGGCTTCTTCGCCGCTGTTTTCGATGGTTTGGTTGCTTTCTGTTTGGGAGCGGCCGCTTTTTTCACGGTTCCAGCCTTTTTGGCAACTTTGGCGACGGCTGCTTTAGCCTTCTTCTCAACCGCTTTCTTTGCTGGTGCTGCCTTAGGCTTTTTGACGGCAGCAGTTTTGGGAGTGGCTGCCTTTTTGGCAACTTTCTTTTCCCCTGAAGGCTTCTTCCCAGCCGCAGTTTTCTTTGGTTTCTTCTCGCCCGCAGGTGTCTTGTCCTTAGATTTAATTTTAAAGGACCCCGATGCTCCACTTCCTTTGGTTTGCACAAGACTACCTTTCTCAACACCACTCTTCAGAGATTTCTTGATGAAAGTTGAGAGCTTAGCAACGTCGCACTTGTAATTGGCACCGATATACTTCTTGATGGCCTGAAGAGATGATCCATTACGTTCCTTCAAAGTCTTGATGGCGGCTAAAACCATTTCATTCACTGGTGGATGAGTGGCTGGCTTTTTCGGTTTCTTACCCTCTCCTTTAGGAGCACGAGCCTTTTTCGGTGTCTTGACTGGAGATGCGGCAACCGATGCTGCGGCAACGACTTCAGTAGCTGTATCggccattttgacgtaggactacgtctttcatttctataccggggtgtaaaatcaaagtttcgaaaacgaaagcgttacgccggagaccgagattttgagcgttaatagctcctaaacaactgaaggaaatggtatgataaacacttcattcgaaagataaaatgtctacgcgttatatacttgttactttttgatccaaaaacttgtttcaatagtcttaaaattgctttcaaaacaggctattgaaatcaccaatcggtatataagcgagcggcgctcggaaatccactcagttctaattgaacagcgattggagcatgttgtcgctgttgcggtgaagctctttatttatcatgaaagcgcggatgaacggtgtcaccaagagcctgtttgtgcaccataggccagaagggaatctatcaggaggagagtgatgccacaaacggttccctgggaagacattgctacacacacatacacgcgcggctattaacaggtggttatcgagttggcattaaccactggtgggcttccagtatcgaggaaaatgtggaaatatctaatcgttactgagaataatctgccagttcctctgggaattttcaaaatatattcatgtgaaagagtttaattgaatgttttctatccatgttacactgtgaccaaatatgtttcaatcaagtgcaattaacaggttgttatcgagttggcattaaccactggtgggcttccagtatcgaggaaaatgtggaaatatctaatcgttacttaaaataatctgccagttcctttgggaattttcaaaatatattcatgtgaaagagtttaattgaatgttttctatccatgtaacactgtgaccaaatatgtttcaatcaagtgctattaacaggtggttatcgagttggcattaaccactggtgggcttccagtatcgaggaaaatgtggaaatatctaatcgttactgaaaataatctgccagttcctttgggaattttcaaaatatattcatgtgaaagagtttgattgaatgttttctatccatgttacactgtgaccaaatatgtttcaatcaagtgctattaacaggtggttatcgagttggcattaaccaatggtaggcttccagtatcgaggaaaatgtggaaatatctaatcgttactgaaaataatctgccagttcctttgggaattttcaaaatatattcatgtgaaagagtttaattgaatgttttgtatccatgtaacactgtgaccaaatacatttggtattgtggcttttcaatcaatcgcaattaacaggatagcttcagaagattattcttccccatcagtaggatatttccgtatccaatattgtatgcgcccgcaatcgattattgctcagtcgccgaaagttcccagctcagagagttcattcccctctagtttgccttccaaattgccatcgtaaaccacaccttctctcggttcaatcacacacaaaaagcatacttaagcgatatactggtggtgagacacattcatttttcgtgaggacatcgacaagacaacatcgttgcctaacgtgctggaggaggtggacggcgaaggatcgacacatacacgcgcagaactctttccgttaggatgccattcagcatcgagaaagttccggaaagatctaatcattgctggaaaataatctgccagttcctttgggaattttcaaaatatattcatgtgaaagagtttaattgaatgttttctatccatgtaacactgtgaccaaatatgtttcaatcaagtgctattaacaggtggttatcgagttggcattaaccaatggtgggcttccagtatcgaggaaaatgtggaaatatctaatcgttactgaaaataatctgccagttcctttgggaattttcaaaatatattcatgtgaaagagtttaattgaatgttttctatccatgttacactgtgaccaaatatgtttcaatcaagtgctattaacaggtggttatcgagttggcattaaccaatggtgggcttccagtatcgaggaaaatgtggaaataactaatcgttactgaaaataatctgccagttcctctgggaattttcaaaatatattcatgtgaaagagtttaattgaatgttttctatccatgttacactgtgaccaaatatgtttcaatcaagtgctattaacaggtggttatcgagttggcattaaccactggtgggcttccagtatcgaggaaaatgtggaaatatctaatcgttactgaaaataatctgccagttcctttgggaattttcaaaatatattcatgtgaaagagtttaattgaatgttttctatccatgtaacactgtgaccaaatacatttggttttgtggtttttcaatcaatcgcaattaacaggatagcttcagaagattattcttccacatcagtaggatatttccgtatccaatattgtatgcgcccgcaatcgattattgctcagtcgccgaaggttccgagctcagaaagttcattcccctctagtttgccttccaaattgccatcgtaaaccacaccttctctcgattcaatcacacacaaaaagcatacttaagcgatattctggtggtgagacacattcatttttcgtgaggacatcgacaagacaacatcgttgcctaacgtgctggaggaggtggacggcgaaggatcgacacatacacgcgcagaactctttccgttaggatgccattcagcatcgagaaagttccggaaagatctaatcattgctggaaaataatctgccagttcctttgggaattttcaaaatatattcatgtgaaagagtttaattgaatgttttctatccatgttacactgtgaccaaatatgtttcaatcaagtgctattaacaggtggttatcgagttggcattaaccactggtgggcttccagtatcgaggaaaatgtgggaatatctaatcgttactgaaaataatctgccagttcctttgggaattttcaaaatatattcatgtgaaagagtttaattgaatgctttctatccatgtaacactgtgaccaaatacatttggttttgtggtttttcaatcaatcgcaattaacaggatagcttcagaagattattcttccccatcagtaggatatttccgtatccaatattgtatgcgcccgcaatcgattattgctcagtcgccgaaagttccgagctcagagagttcattcccctctagtttgccttccaaattgccatcgtaaaccacaccttctctcgattcaatcacacacaaaaagcatacttaagcgatattctggtggtgagacacattcatttttcgtgaggacatcgacaagacaacatcgttgcctaacgtgctggaggaggtggacggcgaaggatcgacacatacacgcgcagaactctttccgttaggatgccattcagcatcgagaaagttccggaaagatctaatcattgctggaaaataatctgccagttcctctgggaattttcaaaatatattcatgtgaaagagtttaattgaatgttttctatccatgttacactgtgaccaaatatgtttcaatcaagtgctattaacaggtggttatcgagttggcattaaccactggtgggcttccagtatcgaggaaaatgtggaaatatctaatcgttactgaaaataatctgccagttcctttgggaattttcaaaatatattcatgtgaaagagtttaattgaatgttttctatccatgtaacactgtgaccaaatacatttggttttgtggtttttcaatcaatcgcaattaacaggatagcttca from Toxorhynchites rutilus septentrionalis strain SRP unplaced genomic scaffold, ASM2978413v1 HiC_scaffold_59, whole genome shotgun sequence carries:
- the LOC129782391 gene encoding histone H4, producing the protein MTGRGKGGKGLGKGGAKRHRKVLRDNIQGITKPAIRRLARRGGVKRISGLIYEETRGVLKVFLENVIRDAVTYTEHAKRKTVTAMDVVYALKRQGRTLYGFGG
- the LOC129782390 gene encoding histone H1B-like is translated as MADTATEVVAAASVAASPVKTPKKARAPKGEGKKPKKPATHPPVNEMVLAAIKTLKERNGSSLQAIKKYIGANYKCDVAKLSTFIKKSLKSGVEKGSLVQTKGSGASGSFKIKSKDKTPAGEKKPKKTAAGKKPSGEKKVAKKAATPKTAAVKKPKAAPAKKAVEKKAKAAVAKVAKKAGTVKKAAAPKQKATKPSKTAAKKPKTPKPKKAAPAKKPAPKKAAAKK